A single genomic interval of Bradyrhizobium sp. AZCC 1693 harbors:
- a CDS encoding type II toxin-antitoxin system HicB family antitoxin, whose product MAHYIALIEDAGPEHAVGVWFPDLPGCTSGGDDIDQALRNAPEALELYAESVEGDGKLLPRPRTLTELKSDPAIADDLKTYMVALIELPARAHAAE is encoded by the coding sequence ATGGCCCACTACATCGCCCTTATTGAAGATGCCGGACCAGAGCACGCTGTTGGCGTCTGGTTTCCGGACCTGCCCGGCTGCACTTCGGGCGGCGATGATATCGATCAGGCGCTGCGCAACGCGCCGGAAGCCCTGGAGCTTTATGCAGAAAGCGTCGAAGGAGACGGCAAGCTACTGCCACGTCCGCGAACGCTAACTGAATTAAAATCCGATCCCGCAATCGCTGATGATCTTAAGACCTACATGGTCGCCCTGATCGAACTGCCCGCGCGCGCTCACGCCGCGGAATAG
- a CDS encoding type II toxin-antitoxin system HicA family toxin: MLTNSREIVRRLEREGWTLVRITGSHHVFKNPISGETLVVPHPKKDLGKGLVRAIYEGAGWKPD, encoded by the coding sequence ATGTTGACCAACAGCCGAGAGATTGTTCGGCGCCTAGAGCGGGAGGGATGGACACTTGTTCGCATCACCGGCTCTCATCACGTGTTCAAAAACCCAATCTCGGGTGAAACACTTGTCGTTCCGCACCCCAAGAAGGACTTGGGAAAAGGCCTAGTCCGTGCCATTTATGAGGGCGCAGGATGGAAACCTGACTGA